One window of the Salvelinus alpinus chromosome 13, SLU_Salpinus.1, whole genome shotgun sequence genome contains the following:
- the LOC139536959 gene encoding bromodomain-containing protein 8-like isoform X5 has translation MASGVGKHKLLAMGPTEPWSVREKLCLATSVMKSGDQNWVSVSRAIKPFAEPGRPPDWFSQKHCASQYSELLETTETPKRKRGEKGEVVGTVEDVIVRRLTAERIEELKRLIKDTQEKHRKLKKEAELIQAGHLDSKLEELSGEIVQKKKQEEEEADVKRKAIDTAYLARQAVKNTPKRVPSVTVRSPPGCGSPSLEFCQGDTPQSTPEDPSTSVTAPEAAGFMHLTEACGLVGAESGLGTLLDDSPQKKLLGQKATPPPSPLLSELLKKGSFIPTSPRLVGDGDLPGNMTIAHDLQLTGSILPGCLATGAPTLSRLLEAGPQFSAPLGSLASSTDSSSALLAAAAPPTMDSPASLHTGRDEVEASQPGPGEGTEEGLVTVPYMGDELDLETVGDIIAIIEDKGDENAEALDAAAVEAALSLCEETGHALSGPPWEPGPFKPPESNPAAPTRAPQASSYSSSLHGCLEVKRESLEIRGGASACDSQDICTSGYTHPLGVSGLPPSCSSMMLEHSQPIGTRLQHGVMGGADGEGSPVSPHATIKCESEEWTQQGADTPHADSEGGPMTRGHSKEEEEGVSDGEERSASETKEGLDGGDEEAYLSEAEGETELEPPASESEDSYSLHTASSSLQLHTTADSIPSSPASSQFSMCSEDQEAMQAQKIWRKAIMLVWRAAANHRMGAPGGAVVP, from the exons AACACAAGTTGCTTGCCATGGGGCCAACGGAGCCATGGTCGGTGAGGGAGAAGCTGTGCTTGGCCACCTCTGTCATGAAGAGTGGGGACCAGAACTG GGTGTCTGTCAGTCGAGCCATCAAACCATTTGCAGAGCCAGGACGACCCCCTGACTGGTTCTCACAAAAG CACTGTGCCTCCCAGTACTCAGAACTCCTGGAGACGACAGAGACCCCAAA ACGGAAGCGTGGCGAGAAAGGTGAGGTGGTGGGGACGGTGGAGGACGTGATCGTCCGCAGGCTCACGGCAGAGAGGATTGAGGAGCTGAAGCGCTTGATCAAAGACACACAGGAGAAGCACAG GAAGCTGAAGAAAGAGGCAGAGCTGATCCAAGCCGGACACCTGGACTCCAAACTTGAGGAGCTATCGGGAGAGATTGTGCA GAAGAagaaacaggaagaggaggaggcagaCGTGAAAAGAAAGGCCATAGATACAGCCTATCTAG CCAGACAGGCGGTGAAGAACACCCCTAAAAGAGTGCCCAGTGTGACCGTGCGCTCTCCCCCGGGGTGCGGCTCGCCAAGCCTCGAGTTCTGCCAAGGGGACACACCCCAGAGCACACCCGAGGACCCCAGCACCTCAGTGACT GCCCCAGAAGCAGCAGGGTTCATGCACCTGACTGAGGCCTGTGGGCTGGTTGGTGCAGAGTCAGGCCTGGGCACTCTTCTGGATGACTCCCCACAAAAGAAGCTCTTGGGCCAGAAAGCCACGCCaccaccatcccctctcctctctgagcTACTGAAGAAAGGCAGTTTCATACCTACAAGCCCCAGACTG GTTGGAGATGGTGACCTGCCTGGTAATATGACAATAGCACATGACCTACAGCTCACAGGCTCCATTCTCCCTGGCTGTCTagcaacag GTGCCCCTACACTCTCTCGTCTGCTGGAGGCTGGGCCTCAGTTCTCAGCTCCGCTGGGCTCCTTGGCCAGCAGCACAGACTCCTCCAGTGCCCTTCTCGCTGCTGCTGCACCCCCCACTATGGACTCCCCCGCCTCACTACACACAG gCAGGGATGAGGTGGAGGCCTCGCAGCCTGGCCCAGGGGAGGGGACAGAAGAGGGCCTAGTGACGGTGCCCTACATGGGAGATGAATTGGACCTGGAGACAGTTGGGGACATCATCGCCATCATTGAGGATAAG GGTGATGAGAATGCAGAGGCTCTGGATGCGGCTGCAGTGGAGGCCGCTCTGTCCCTGTGTGAGGAGACTGGCCACGCCCTGTCTGGCCCCCCCTGGGAGCCCGGGCCCTTCAAGCCCCCTGAGTCTAACCCTGCCGCCCCCACACGGGCCCCACAagcctcctcctactcctcctccctccacggcTGTCTGGAGGTGAAGAGGGAGAGCCTGGAGATACGGGGTGGGGCCTCTGCATGTGACAGCCAGGACATCTGTACCTCAGGGTACACACACCCCCTGGGCGTCAGTGGCCTTCCTCCCTCCTGCTCGTCTATGATGCTGGAGCACAGCCAGCCTATTGGCACTCGTCTGCAGCATGGGGTCATGGGCGGGGCCGATGGGGAGGGAAGCCCTGTCTCTCCCCATGCCACCATCAAGTGTGAGAGTGAAGAGTGGACACAGCAAGGAGCTGACACACCACACGCAG ACTCTGAGGGTGGCCCCATGACAAGAGGACACTCCAAG gaggaagaggagggggtgagcgacggagaggagaggagtgcctCAGAGACTAAAGAGGGCCTGGATGGGGGCGATGAGGAGGCCTACCTGTCTGAGGCAGAAGGGGAGACGGAGCTGGAGCCCCCAGCCAGTGAGAGTGAGGACAGCTATAGTCTGCACACAGCCTCCTCCTCTCTGCAGCTGCACACCACCGCAGACTCTATCCCCAGCAGCCCTGCCTCCTCCCAGTT TTCGATGTGCAGTGAGGACCAGGAGGCCATGCAGGCTCAGAAGATCTGGAGGAAAGCCATCATGCTGGTATGGCGAGCAGCCGCCAATCACAG GATGGGGGCACCAGGGGGCGCCGTTGTGCCATAG